The Melospiza melodia melodia isolate bMelMel2 chromosome 7, bMelMel2.pri, whole genome shotgun sequence genome has a segment encoding these proteins:
- the LOC134420450 gene encoding olfactory receptor 14J1-like yields the protein IMCYDRYMSICKPLHYGTLLGSRACAHMAAAAWASGFLFALLHTANTFPLPLCHGNALGQFFCEVPQILKLSCSHSSLREVGPLVVTFCLGFGCFVFMVFSYVQIFRAVLRIPSEQGRHKAFSTCLPHLTVLSLFLSTDTFAHLKPPSISSPSLDLAVSVLYSVVPPALNPLIYSL from the coding sequence atcatgtgctacgaccgctacatgtccatctgcaaacccctgcactacgggaccctcctgggcagcagagcttgtgcccacatggcagcagctgcctgggccagtggctttctctttgctctgctgcacacagccaatacatttcccctgcccctctgccatggcaatgccctaggccagttcttctgtgaagttccccagatcctcaaactctcctgctcacatTCCAGCTTAAGGGAAGTTGGGCCTCTTGTGGTCActttttgtttaggttttggttgttttgtgttcatggttttttcctatgtgcagatcttcagggctgtgctgaggatcccctctgagcagggacggcacaaagccttttccacctgcctccctcacctgactgtgctttccctgttcctcagcactgacacatttgctcacctgaagcccccctccatctcttccccatccttggatctggcagtgtcagttctgtactcggtggtgcccccagccctgaaccccctcatctacagcctg